A section of the Bacillus pumilus genome encodes:
- a CDS encoding response regulator transcription factor yields the protein MEHTTQTKILVVDDEARIRRLLKMYLERENYEIDEAENGDEAIQKGLQSDYDLILLDLMMPGTDGIEVCNQIRDKKATPIIMLTAKGEEANRVQGFEAGTDDYIVKPFSPREVVLRVKALLRRSSQTSYLNTGTTTKDVLVFSHLSIDHDAHRVTADGKEVSLTPKEYELLYFLAKTPDKVYDREKLLKEVWQYEFFGDLRTVDTHVKRLREKLNKVSPEAAKKIVTVWGVGYKFEVGAE from the coding sequence ACGAAAATATTAGTCGTAGATGATGAGGCAAGAATTCGCCGCCTTTTAAAAATGTATTTAGAACGTGAAAATTATGAAATCGATGAAGCGGAAAATGGAGATGAGGCCATTCAAAAAGGACTCCAATCAGATTATGACCTCATTTTGCTCGATTTAATGATGCCTGGCACAGATGGGATTGAAGTGTGTAATCAAATTCGAGACAAAAAAGCGACTCCAATCATTATGCTGACGGCAAAAGGAGAAGAAGCCAACCGCGTGCAAGGGTTTGAAGCAGGAACGGATGACTACATCGTGAAGCCTTTTAGCCCACGTGAAGTTGTTTTACGTGTGAAGGCATTGCTCAGAAGATCTTCTCAAACGTCTTATCTCAATACTGGGACAACAACAAAAGATGTACTTGTGTTTTCTCATCTTTCAATTGACCACGATGCGCATAGAGTAACAGCCGATGGCAAAGAGGTCAGTCTCACGCCGAAGGAATATGAGCTTTTATATTTCCTTGCGAAAACACCTGATAAGGTTTATGACAGAGAGAAGCTGTTAAAAGAAGTATGGCAGTATGAATTCTTTGGAGACTTGAGAACAGTCGATACCCACGTCAAACGACTTCGCGAAAAACTGAATAAAGTGTCACCAGAAGCTGCGAAAAAAATCGTGACAGTATGGGGTGTCGGGTACAAATTTGAGGTCGGCGCTGAATGA